The following proteins are encoded in a genomic region of Rattus rattus isolate New Zealand chromosome 2, Rrattus_CSIRO_v1, whole genome shotgun sequence:
- the Nucb1 gene encoding nucleobindin-1 isoform X2 — translation MPTSVPRGAPFLLLPPLLMLSAVLAVPVDRAAPHQEDSQATETPDTGLYYHRYLQEVINVLETDGHFREKLQAANAEDIKSGKLSQELDFVSHNVRTKLDELKRQEVSRLRMLLKAKMDAKQEPNLQVDHMNLLKQFEHLDPQNQHTFEARDLELLIQTATRDLAQYDAAHHEEFKRYEMLKEHERRRYLESLGEEQRKEAERKLQEQQRRHREHPKVNVPGSQAQLKEVWEELDGLDPNRFNPKTFFILHDINSDGVLDEQELEALFTKELEKVYDPKNEEDDMREMEEERLRMREHVMKNVDTNQDRLVTLEEFLASTQRKEFGETAEGWKTVEMYPAYTEEELKRFEEELAAREAELNARAQRLSQETEALGRSQDRLEAQKRELQQAVLQMEQRKQQQQEQSAPPSQPDGQLQFRADTGDAPVPAPAGDQKDVPASEKKVPEQPPVLPQLDSQHL, via the exons ATGCCTACCTCTGTGCCCCGCGGGGCGCCTTTCCTTCTCCTACCACCTCTACTGATGCTGTCTGCTGTGCTGGCAGTGCCTGTGGACCGCGCAGCACCTCATCAGGAGGACAGCCAGGCCACTGAGACCCCG gacacaggcctgTACTACCATCGGTACCTCCAGGAGGTCATCAACGTGCTAGAGACAGATGGGCACTTCCGGGAGAAGCTGCAAGCTGCCAACGCTGAGGACATTAAG AGTGGAAAGCTGAGTCAAGAGCTGGACTTCGTCAGCCACAACGTCCGCACCAAGCTGGATGAGCTCAAGCGACAGGAGGTATCAAGGCTTCGGATGCTGCTCAAGGCCAAGATGGATGCAAAGCAGGAGCCTA ACTTGCAGGTGGACCACATGAACCTCCTGAAGCAGTTTGAACACCTGGACCCTCAGAACCAGCACACGTTTGAGGCTCGGGACCTAGAGCTGCTGATCCAGACG GCCACCCGAGACCTCGCCCAGTATGACGCTGCACACCATGAAGAGTTCAAACGCTACGAGATGCTCAAGGAACATGAGCGAAGACGTTACCTGGAGTCTCTGGGAGAGGAGCAGCGGAAGGAGGCTGAGAGGAAGCTACAAGAGCAGCAGCGCAGACACCGGGAACACCCCAAAGTCAATGTTCCT GGCAGCCAAGCCCAgttgaaggaggtgtgggagGAGCTGGATGGATTGGACCCCAACAGGTTCAACCCCAAGACCTTCTTCATACTGCATG ACATCAACAGCGATGGTGTCCTAGATGAGCAAGAACTGGAAGCTCTGTTTACCAAGGAG CTGGAGAAGGTGTACGACCCGAAGAACGAGGAGGACGACatgagggagatggaggaggagcgGCTGCGCATGCGGGAGCATGTGATGAAGAAC GTGGACACCAACCAGGACCGACTTGTGACCCTGGAGGAATTCCTGGCATCCACGCAGAGGAAGGAGTTTGGGGAAACTGCGGAGGGATGGAAG ACAGTGGAAATGTATCCAGCCTACACAGAGGAAGAGCTGAAGCGTTTTGAAGAGGAGCTTGCTGCCCGGGAGGCTGAGCTAAATGCCAGGGCCCAGCGCCTcagccaggagacagaggccCTGGGGCGCTCCCAGGACCGCCTAGAGGCTCAGAAGAGAGAGCTGCAGCAG GCCGTTCTGCAGATGGAGCAAAGGAAGCAGCAACAGCAAGAGCAGAGCGCGCCGCCTTCCCAACCTGATGGGCAGCTGCAGTTCCGTGCAGACACAG GGGATGCTCCTGTCCCAGCTCCAGCAGGTGACCAGAAAGATGTGCCTGCTTCTGAAAAGAAGGTTCCAGAGCAGCCCCCTGTGCTGCCACAGCTGGATTCTCAGCATTTATAA
- the Dhdh gene encoding trans-1,2-dihydrobenzene-1,2-diol dehydrogenase, with protein sequence MALRWGIVSAGLIASDFTTVLSSLPPSEHQVVAVAARDLNRAEEFAQKYNIPKAYGSYEELAKDPNVEVAYIATQHPQHKPAVLLCLAAGKAVLCEKPMGVNTAEVREMVAKARTQDIFLMEAIWSRFFPAMEALQEVLVQGTIGDLRVARAEFGRDLSSVPRATDWNQAGGSLLDLGIYCVQFFSMVFGAQKPEKISAVGRIHETGVDDTVSVLLQYPGGLHGSFTCSISSDLPNTAYVNGTKGMAQIDKLWCPTELVVNGERKEFPPPVLGKEYNFLNGSCMLYEANHIRECLRKGLKESPVVPLAESELLAEILEEVRKAIGVTFPQDKC encoded by the exons ATGGCGCTGCGTTGGGGTATCGTGTCGGCTGGCTTAATTGCCAGCGACTTTACCACCGTGCTGAGCTCACTGCCTCCCTCGGAGCACCAG GTGGTAGCGGTAGCTGCAAGGGACCTGAACCGGGCGGAGGAGTTTGCACAGAAATACAACATCCCTAAGGCCTATGGCTCCTATGAGGAACTGGCCAAGGACCCAAATGTGG AGGTGGCCTACATCGCCACCCAGCACCCCCAGCATAAGCCAGCGGTACTCCTCTGCCTGGCAGCAGGCAAGGCTGTTCTTTGTGAGAAACCCATGGGCGTGAACACAGCAGAAGTTCGGGAGATGGTTGCCAAAGCCCGTACTCAGGACATCTTCCTTATGGAG GCCATTTGGAGCCGGTTTTTTCCTGCTATGGAGGCTCTGCAGGAAGTTTTGGTCCAAGGAACTATCGGAGACCTACGAGTGGCCCGGGCAGAATTCGGAAGGGATTTAAGCTCTGTACCCCGGGCCACAGACTGGAACCAGGCCGGCGGTAGTCTGCTGGACCTAGGCATCTACTGTGTCCAGTTCTTCTCCATGGTCTTTGGTGCTCAGAAACCAGAGAAGATTTCAGCTGTGGGGAGGATTCATGAAACAG GAGTGGACGACACGGTCAGCGTACTACTTCAGTACCCGGGAGGGCTTCACGGCAGCTTCACCTGCAGCATCTCCTCCGACCTCCCCAACACAGCGTACGTGAATGGTACCAAGGGCATGGCCCAG ATTGACAAACTATGGTGCCCGACAGAGCTGGTGGTGAATGGAGAGCGTAAGGAGTTCCCTCCGCCTGTCCTTGGGAAAGAGTACAATTTTTTAAATGGGTCATGCATGCTCTATGAAGCCAACCACATCCGTGAGTGCCTGCGGAAAG GTCTTAAGGAAAGTCCTGTAGTTCCTCTGGCAGAGAGTGAGCTCTTGGCTGAAATCCTTGAGGAGGTGAGGAAGGCTATCGGAGTCACCTTCCCCCAGGATAAATGCTGA
- the Nucb1 gene encoding nucleobindin-1 isoform X1, with the protein MPTSVPRGAPFLLLPPLLMLSAVLAVPVDRAAPHQEDSQATETPDTGLYYHRYLQEVINVLETDGHFREKLQAANAEDIKSGKLSQELDFVSHNVRTKLDELKRQEVSRLRMLLKAKMDAKQEPTDLQVDHMNLLKQFEHLDPQNQHTFEARDLELLIQTATRDLAQYDAAHHEEFKRYEMLKEHERRRYLESLGEEQRKEAERKLQEQQRRHREHPKVNVPGSQAQLKEVWEELDGLDPNRFNPKTFFILHDINSDGVLDEQELEALFTKELEKVYDPKNEEDDMREMEEERLRMREHVMKNVDTNQDRLVTLEEFLASTQRKEFGETAEGWKTVEMYPAYTEEELKRFEEELAAREAELNARAQRLSQETEALGRSQDRLEAQKRELQQAVLQMEQRKQQQQEQSAPPSQPDGQLQFRADTGDAPVPAPAGDQKDVPASEKKVPEQPPVLPQLDSQHL; encoded by the exons ATGCCTACCTCTGTGCCCCGCGGGGCGCCTTTCCTTCTCCTACCACCTCTACTGATGCTGTCTGCTGTGCTGGCAGTGCCTGTGGACCGCGCAGCACCTCATCAGGAGGACAGCCAGGCCACTGAGACCCCG gacacaggcctgTACTACCATCGGTACCTCCAGGAGGTCATCAACGTGCTAGAGACAGATGGGCACTTCCGGGAGAAGCTGCAAGCTGCCAACGCTGAGGACATTAAG AGTGGAAAGCTGAGTCAAGAGCTGGACTTCGTCAGCCACAACGTCCGCACCAAGCTGGATGAGCTCAAGCGACAGGAGGTATCAAGGCTTCGGATGCTGCTCAAGGCCAAGATGGATGCAAAGCAGGAGCCTA CAGACTTGCAGGTGGACCACATGAACCTCCTGAAGCAGTTTGAACACCTGGACCCTCAGAACCAGCACACGTTTGAGGCTCGGGACCTAGAGCTGCTGATCCAGACG GCCACCCGAGACCTCGCCCAGTATGACGCTGCACACCATGAAGAGTTCAAACGCTACGAGATGCTCAAGGAACATGAGCGAAGACGTTACCTGGAGTCTCTGGGAGAGGAGCAGCGGAAGGAGGCTGAGAGGAAGCTACAAGAGCAGCAGCGCAGACACCGGGAACACCCCAAAGTCAATGTTCCT GGCAGCCAAGCCCAgttgaaggaggtgtgggagGAGCTGGATGGATTGGACCCCAACAGGTTCAACCCCAAGACCTTCTTCATACTGCATG ACATCAACAGCGATGGTGTCCTAGATGAGCAAGAACTGGAAGCTCTGTTTACCAAGGAG CTGGAGAAGGTGTACGACCCGAAGAACGAGGAGGACGACatgagggagatggaggaggagcgGCTGCGCATGCGGGAGCATGTGATGAAGAAC GTGGACACCAACCAGGACCGACTTGTGACCCTGGAGGAATTCCTGGCATCCACGCAGAGGAAGGAGTTTGGGGAAACTGCGGAGGGATGGAAG ACAGTGGAAATGTATCCAGCCTACACAGAGGAAGAGCTGAAGCGTTTTGAAGAGGAGCTTGCTGCCCGGGAGGCTGAGCTAAATGCCAGGGCCCAGCGCCTcagccaggagacagaggccCTGGGGCGCTCCCAGGACCGCCTAGAGGCTCAGAAGAGAGAGCTGCAGCAG GCCGTTCTGCAGATGGAGCAAAGGAAGCAGCAACAGCAAGAGCAGAGCGCGCCGCCTTCCCAACCTGATGGGCAGCTGCAGTTCCGTGCAGACACAG GGGATGCTCCTGTCCCAGCTCCAGCAGGTGACCAGAAAGATGTGCCTGCTTCTGAAAAGAAGGTTCCAGAGCAGCCCCCTGTGCTGCCACAGCTGGATTCTCAGCATTTATAA